TGGTCGTATCCAACTGGTATTTATTCCTTCGGGAAACAACGCTTTATCTGGCGGCGGACAAAGATTTTGTACGATATCGCTGTTCACCAATGTATTCAGGTCGCCTCCTATGATCACTACCCGCCAGGGTGTAATGATGGTGCCGGCAATGGCTGCAGGTTGTTGTAACCGTAAAGTGTCTTCTGGGGAATAGCGCAGGCGATAAGGATAGGAGGCCCGTTGGTGTTGTGGCAACCGTATTTGCAATCCATTGTTTCCATTTGCCTGTAAAGCCATCCCCGCATAATTCACCAGGTTGGCTTCAGTAATGGAGGCATATACTCCTTGTGGTAATTTATAAGTAGCCGGCGGCGCCACCCACTCCCCTGCCTGCACCTGGCTGATCTCTTTTTTTACATGCACCCCTTCGTAATGCATGGTCAGGTCATGGTACCACAACATGCTTCCGGCTGGAATATTGAATACGGTTGCTTCATCCGGAATGCGAACGGTATTGGTCCCCGCCGGTAATATTGTTCTCAAGGCCACTCCATCATTAAATACCCGCACCTCCAATGTATCCACCATTTTTTGATCCTGTAACAACACCTTTATTCCCGAACAATGATTTATTGCAGTGGCATGCGCGCCCAGCAAGGGATAATGCTCGTTGAGCTGATAGCGGAGACCGGCGGACGTTTTCATTTTCCCCTGTAGAACCATATCGTTCAGCAACATCACCATTTCAGAGTTTTCTACGATCGGAATATTTTTATAGATAACCGCAAAATGCAATTGATTATTTTGTTGAAAGAGCTTGCACTGTATTTGCCGATCTGGACTTGTGATTAACACCGTATCAGCAGGCAATGCGCTTACTTCAGAAATTGCAAGTAAAAGGATAAGTCCAATAAATATTGTTCTTTTCATAACATCTTATTTGTTGCCTGCACGCGTTCCTAACGCCTTCAATAATTGTAGAATGGCGGGATCAATCATGCCATTGCGCTGCACAGGGGTATCCCAGGTGATAGCGCCTTCAGCCTGTATTACCTGGTTGCTGAAACCAATAACCTGGTCGCTCGTAAAGCGTGGATCGCCCATCCCCCATGTTCTTCCCAGAAAGCTTAATACATGAATTTGTTTTCCATCAACCTTACCCTCATAAGAACGTTTTATGGAAATATATTCCGGTTTATCTACTTCACCCGCAGTATAATCTTCATAGGGTGTAAGAGAAAGCGTTCGGTATACTACACCCGGATTAAATGCTACAATGCTTTCTGAATTGCCGGCACGGGCAGCCGCTGCAAAGCTGGCAAAATTGGGCGCCTGCTCATTTCTATACATGATATTGGGCCAGTAACAACCATCGAACCACCAGCCATCAACTTTATTTCCCCAACGTTGCGACCATTCCCTGATAATGGCTTCCCAGTTATGCTGAAATTCAAAGTTCTGATGCGGGCCATTTTCAAACTTTAAGGCTTTTCTTGCTGCAGAATCCCCTACCGGCGCACCTGATGGCAGGTATACAATAAGCTTTATACCTTGCTTTTTTAAAGCGGCTGACAGATCGGTTATTAAATCGCGTTGGGAACATTTACCCCTGTTGTCAGTGAGGCGTTCATAAGTTTTATTGGGTGTACAATAGAATCCCGAGTTTTGCCCAATGGTAAAGATCAAATACCCGGCGCCAGTCTCTTTGACCTGCTTCGCCAATCCTTCCACATCAAATTGATTGATCATCTCATTCCATACAGCAGGGGTTGTAGTGATACTGTCTGTTCGTGAACGCCAGTCGGCCAGGTAATGCACCATAATGCCCCAGCGGGCCTTTTTCATCCAGGCAGCCCGTTCCTGCGCAGTGGTAATAAGGCAGGAGCATACTATTACAATGAGGATAGAAAGTTTAATGAGGTTCACGTGGCAGGAATTTAAAACCTGTCAGGCTTTTGCCTGACAGGTAAAGTATATTATCGTAACAATGCTGTAGCACACCATAACACCGGGGCCTGACCGTGCAGGTCGCCGATATTACGTTTGCGGTCGATATAGTATTGACGATCGTTCTTTTTATTGGTGCCTTCACACACTTCGCGTACATCGTTATTACTATCGATGTAAGTGATCAGCGCCAGCCAGCCTTTGCGGGCGGTAGGTCCGTAGGTAGCGGCATCGAGCCAGCCATTCTTGACACCGGTGATCATGGCAAAGGTGAACATACCGGTGCAGGAAGTTTCGGGCCATGCTTCAGGATCATCGATCAACTGCCGCCACATGCCGCTTTCTGCCTGGTATTTCAACAGGGAGGCCATCATGCTTTTGTAGCCCTTCATTATCCGTTCGCGGTATTGGCTGTCTTTGGGTAATGAACGCAGCACCTCGGCCATTCCGGCTGCCATCCAACCATCGCCGCGGCCCCAGAAATAAGGCACATCGGGTGCATGGTAAAACAGGCCGTTGGGCTTTTGCAATGAATCCAGATACAGTACCATTTCCTTCGCCGCCCTTTCAATGTATTTTTTATCATTGGTAGCGCGGTAAGCCTGTGATTGTACCGCAGTGATCATAAACATATCATCGATCCACATGCGGGTTTGCCAGGAGTAGCCTCTGTTTAAAAAGTCCTGCGATTCAGGTTTTACATGCGGCCCTTCCGGGTTTTCCCATTGTTTATCGGCAAAACGCTTTCCAATTTCAAGATAGCGGTTGTCTTTTGTTTGCATATACAATTCAAACGGTACTGCGCCGAATACAGTGGCATCTACATGCACTGGTTTAGGGATCAGGGTATCCTGTGCCCCAAACATCGGATCAAACCGTTGCACCAGTTTTTGCACCAGTTCTTTATCACCCGATTGTTTGGCAAAGGTGAGTGCGCCATACCAGGTACAGGTTTCGGGATAAGTAATTGTTTTGGGTGGTGTGGTGCGGCCAAAATTAGTATGCGGAGTAACTACAAAATGCTCCGCTACTTTTTTACCAACTTCCTGTGGCGAAGTTCCTGCAGGCCATTTTGAAAAATCAGCCATCGCCTTTTTTGATTGTGCTTCACAGATTACTGGCTGCAATTGTGCAATTCCCAGCGCCAATGCCAGGCATTGAATCGTTTGTTTCATGTACACGGGTGTTTTTAATATTACAATTCCTCTATTTCAATTTTACGATAATAGATCTCGGCTCCTTCTGATTGTACCAGGATCCTTCCAGTGTGCAAGCTGGCGTCAGTGCCTTCATTTACCACCACACCGTTCATAATGTGCGTGCATTTCCCATTTTTAAAAATGATCTCCAGCCGGTTCCATTCACCAGTAGGTTTTTCATTATCTTTTTTCTTGGCAACCCGGGTATTTTTGGTAGCCTGGGTTTGGGTGCCTTCTATTATTAATGTAACACTATCAATTAACCAGAAATCGCCGCAATCTCCTTCCTGGATCTGGCATTCAATAGCCCTGGGCCATACCCTGTCACTATCCGCCACGCAATATAAAATTCCATTATCACGCACCCGGTTTTCCCTGGGCGGGTATTTTCTTTCACCCCACTTAAACTCAGCCACTAAATGAAAATCGTTGAACTTTTTATTGGTGACAATATACCCGAACTCCTTCCCCGTGACATGCAGCAAGCCGTCTTTAACAGAAAATACACCTGCAGAGTCATTATTTTTCCCTTCGCTTTTCAAAAACGAATACCAGCCGGTAAGGTCCTTTCCATTGAATAAAGGCTTCATTTGCTGTGCGTAGGTGTCACAGACAAGCAGTATGCCCAATATAACAAACAGCTTCTTCATATAAGATCTAATTCCATAAGGGAAAATACAAACTATTATTATACGGATCGCCTGTTGTGGTAGCATCTATTTGCGCCTGGGGTATGGGACGCAACACATGTTTCTCAATGATGTTGGCTGCTGCTTCTTTATTATGCATGCGTACCCGTTGTAATAATTTACCGGTACGCACCAGGTCCCACCAGCGTACATTTTCACCACACAGCTCGCGGGTGCGCTCATCCAATATAAAGTCCTGCGATAAGTCAGACGCAGTTATATCCATGGCCGTTGCATTGCCGGTTGGATACGCCGCTCTTTCCCGTACGGCATTGATGTACTTTACAGCATCCGGCATATTGCCCAGCATATAGGCGGCTTCAGCTGCCACCAGGTAAGTTTCAGCCAGCCGGAATGCGATCACCGGCCGTACGGATGGTGAATTCAGATCGGCTCTCTTTGTATCGAAATATTTCATCATGGTAGCGGAAAGCGTATTGTCATACTTACGGGGAGGAACCAACAGGTAAGGCGTAGCGGCGATCTTTGCATCACTGGCATCTACGCCCGGCATATAAATAGCCGTATCACCCAATTTAAATTTTGGTTGTCCCGATACCGCTCCTGCCGGCGCGCCGGCGGGTAAGGGATTTGGCCAAACCGGATACCCTTTGGGATCGGGATTGTTGGCATACCATACGGTTTGAAAGGTTTTGCTGTAACGGGTATCATTCACTCTTTCTTTAAATGCCGTATCGGTTAACCAACGGGTAGGAATACAACGGATATACGGACGGCCATACGGCGTACTGCGGATCATGCCTGGTCTTTTTTCATACTGCCCCACCCACATATGGTTCAACACATTGTCGGCGCTGTATGTACTGATGCCGCTGCTCGAGCTTATACCACTGTTATTAGGGCCATTATATGCCAGGTTCGCTGTGTGTTGTACAGTCCATAATACCTCTTCATTGTCTTCATTTCCTTCGGCAAACACTTTATTAAAATCGGGTAATAAATTCAATCCCAACGTTGCCTTGTTATTGATAATATCAACTGCGGTGTTATAGGCATTCTGATAATCATCGGCCTTTTTTGCAGCGGACCCCGCACGGGTAAGGTATACCTTCGCCAGCACATGTTTCGCGGCTGCGGCTGTAGCTTTACCTGATAAAACCCCATTGCTTTTGGGGCTGGCAGGCAATACAGCGGCAGCATCTTTCAGGTCCTGGATAATGGCATCATACACACTTGCCATAGGATCGCGGCTGGCCGATGTAGTTGCTACTGATTGAAAATGCAAGGTCAACGTAACATCAGCCCAAAACTGCACGAGTATAAAATAATAATTGGCCCGCAGGAATTTGGCTTCTGCCACGATGTTGTTTTTTGTGGCTGCCGGCATATCTACCTTATCGGCATAGTCAATAACCCCGTTACAGGTATTGATGAAAACATAGGCCGCTTTCCACAGGGTGGTAATGGTGCCATGCGTTGATGTGTAGCTGTACAGGTTTATATCGCTGTTGCCATCCACCCCACGCTGAAATTCATCGGTGCCTATTACAGTGGCGGTAAACAATTCCTGCGCGCCCCAGAAGTTGCGCATGCCTGCATAAGCGGCATCCAGGCCGGCCTGTAAACCCTGGCTGGTTTGAAAGAATGCCGGCACCAATATCGAATTTGGTTCTTCATTTAATTTTTTATTGCAGCCGCTCATGGCGATCAGGAGCCCACTGCAGAAAAGAAATATCTTTTTCATACATCTTGTTTTGGGTAGTGAAAATTAAAACGACATATTAATACCAAAAATCAGCGACCAGGTAGGCGGGGTATCTACACCCACTGTTCCTGAGCCCTCAGGATCTATACCTCCTGCCCGGCGGTATGGCGAAAACAGAATGAACGGATCTGCAGCGGTTGCATATACCCGGAAATTCTTTGCGCCTATGCGTTTTACCAATGACTGGTCCAGGTTATAACCAAGACTGATGCTTCTGATCTTTAGAAATGAGCCGTCGAAATAACTCATCACCGAACGATTCAAGGGATTGGTAGCTGCGGAATTTGGCTTGGGGTTCCACGGTTCGTGGTTATCGGGTGTCCAGTAATGTGTTTTTATATTGTTATAAGTTCCCTGGTAGGTGTTTACAAATCCACCGCCATACAAACTGCTGTTCATGGTATAACCCCACCGTGCAAATGCTACCACAGTTAAATCAAAACCGCGGTAACCAAAACGCTGGGTAGTACCACCTTCCCACTTAGGCTGACTTGTTCCTACAATAATGCGGTCGTAAGTAGCATCGATCTTTGAATCGGGTTTTCCATCGGGACCACTCACATCTGCCACGCGAATGGTTCCAATAACAGATGAGGTACCAGACACCGACAAGCCCAGCGCTTTTGCCGCCGCAGTATCTTCCGCCGTGTTCTGCCAAATACCCTGCCGTTTGTAATCATAGTATACATCCAGCGGCTGTCCAACAAACCAGCCATTGGCAACATCTTTTGTTGTCCCTCCTGCCAGCTGGGTTATTTTACCCCGGTTCATAAAGAAGTTGAAATCACTCGTCCAGCTGAAATTATTACGGGTTTGGGCCTGAATGTTGGTAGTGCTGATGTGCACTTCAATACCCTTGTTCTCAGTTTTACCTACGTTGGTAACAATAGGATTGGGTATGCCCGAGGTGGGCGTTAATGTTTGCGGCAACAACAGTTTGTTGGTATATGCTTTATATACTTCCACCGAACCGGTAATACGGTTTCCCAGCACCCCAAAGTCGATACCCAGGTTGGCTGTTTTTGTATATTCCCAGCTAAGTGTTCCGTTAATGGTAGAAGTAAGGTAAGCGCCGGTTACCATGTTGGAGCCGTAGTTATATACCAGTCCGGATAATTGTCCCAGCGTTTGATAAGCCTTGATCGACTGTTGCCCAACGCTTCCATAGCTGGCCCTTAATTTCAGGTTACTGATGGCAGGTATATTTTGCATAAAATTTTCCCGGCTTACATTCCAGGCAAATGCTGCCGAGGGGAAGGAATGCCATTTATTTCCTTCGGCCAAACGGGAGGAGCCATCGGCGCGAACGGTCAATGTCAATAAGTAACGATCGTTGAAACTATAGTTCACCCGGCCCATATAGGAAAGGATGTCTGCTTTGGATGAACTACCTGTTCCCTTCAGATTTGATCCGTAGGTTGGGTTGAAATAAGCGAGGTAATCGGCCAGGATGTTGGTATTATCGAACTGGTTCGATTTGGAGCTTACTTCCTGCAAGCTGTACAGGCCGGTAAAATTCAATTTATGTTTTTGCGCAATAGTAGCATCATAGATCAACAGGTTTTCCAGGGTATAGTTATTGGATACTTCATTCCGGTTTGAGGAGGCAGAACCGCCCTGGTTAACCCGGAAACTTGTTTTGTCCGAATAAAAATTTCCATACACATCCGATCTGATCTCAGCGCCGGCATTCAACCGGTACTTCAATCCTTTGAATAAATTCGCTTCCAGGTACAGCGTAGTGAATGTTCCCAGGCGTTTCCTGTTTTCTACAGCAGCGCCGGGGATCAGGTCGGCCAGTGGGTTCCAAACCTGATTGGCGCTTCCCGGCACATATGTATTTAAAATATTTCCTGCACTATCATATGGCGATGCCAACGGACTGGCGCGTAACGCCTGGGCCATGGGGTTAGCACTTTCTCCTTTACGTACCGAGTAGGTATTCAGGGAGTTCAATCCTACTTTAAATATTTTCCCTAACTGTTGATCGATGCTCAGTTTTACGGTTGCCCGCTCAAAACTTTGTCCGTAGTAAATACCGGTTTGGTTAAAGTAACCGCCTGAGATCGCATATTGCGTTTGATCGCTCCCACCGGAAACCCCTAACTGGTGATCGGTGATCCTGCCGGTTTTATAAATAAGGCTTTGCCAGTCGGTATTGCGGCCTGTTTTCAAACCCTCCACCTCTGCAGGATCAAACACGCCATTGGTGAGGAACTGCGGATCATCGAGCCCGCTGTATTTACCCGGATTACCAATAATGTTCGCCCATTTTTTCAGATCAGTAAACTCCGCGGCATTCATTATCGGAAACTCCTTTGTTAATTTGCTGGTGCCTGCATAGCCACTGTAAGTAAATACGGCTTTGGCGGTTTTGCCGCGTTTGGTAGTGATCAGAATTACCCCATTGGCGCCCCTTGAACCATAAATGGCGGTAGAGGAACCATCTTTTAAAATTTCAACCGAAGCCACATCATCCTGGTTCAGGTCGTTGATACTACCGTTGAACGGGATACCATCCACGACGATCAAGGGGTCGTTGCTGGCGCCTAACGACCTGGAGCCCCTGATTAAAATGTTTGGTGTAGCGCCTGGTTTGCTGTTGGCGCCGCTCCGCTGAATATCTATCCCCGCGCCTTGTCCCTGAATAGCAGTGGCCAGGTTGGAAGATGGAATGTCTTTTATTGATTGTTCGCTGATAGAAACAATTGAACCGGTAACATCCGATTTACGCCGGGTACCATACCCCACCACGATCACCTTATCCATTTCCAGTTTATCTGAGCTTAAGGAAACACTCAGGGCCAGCTGATCGGTGGTGCCTATTTTTATTTCTTTGTTTACATAACCCACCATGGTAATGGAAAGTGTGCTGTTCACCGGGGCAGTAATCTGAAAAACGCCATCTGCTTTTGTGGAGGAACCAATAGTAGTTCCTTTCACTACTACCGAAACGCCGGAGAGCGGTTCGCCGGTTTCATTCCTCACGGTTCCTTTTACGGTTACTGATTTTTCCTGTGCCTGCAGCATGACAGGCAGAAAGATGTAAAAGCATAACAGGCATACAGCAATGAATGCACTGTTTTTAAAAAAGGTATTGCCGTACCTTTTTTGGTGTCGCAAGTGTAGCATAGCAATCGTTTTGATTAATAGAATAGTTATTACCTTATCGGGTTAGGGTGTTCGTAATATTTTCAAGGTGAATGGTAGTTGGCGCTTTTGTTGTTTCGGAAATTTTGCGGCCATTGAGTTCAATATCCTGTCCATCTTCACAAATTAAAGCCGGCCGCTCATCCTTGTTAGCCAGGTTCAGGGTAATATTCACCAGCTTTAATCCTTTTACATGCCGGGCCCAGATGCCATATGCCGGCACCAACGGACCAAACGTTTTTACCTCGGGATATTTATCAATGGCTTCAGGCACCTGCTGTTGCGCATTCTCTGCAGTACCGCCGCCTGCCAGGCTGATCTCGATATTCTCCAGCGTAACATTGGTGATGTAATGGCCGGGTACACCAGTGATAAGAATGCCTGTGGGCGGTGTTAACTGGGAATTTGCAGCAGCGCTGGCTTTTACATTTTTAATGACAATGTTTTCCAGTGTTCCGGTGGGTTGCTGGCTATCTTTCCCTTTTCTGAATACGCTTAACCGCGATCCCAGGCGCAACAACATGGGCGTTTTTACATTTACCATGGTGATGTCTGAGATATTTACATTGCGCAAATGAGCGCCATCTACGGTTAATAGTTTTATCCCGCCGTTATTGGTGTCGTAGATATAGCAACCGGTGATGGTGATATTTTCAAACGGGGCCATTGACTCGGTGCCCATTTTTATAGCGCCCTGGTTGCTTTTTAATCGCATGCCGCTCACCACTATATTACTGCACGCCATGGTGCTTGCCGTGGTTTTAAAACACAGCGCATCATCCCCACTAACAATATCACAGTTTTTAATGCGTACATCCTGGCAACCATCTATATCAATGCCGTCATTGTGCGCCACGCCATGGCTTACAATTTTTACATTTTCAATAGTTATTTTTTTGCTTTGGAAATAATGCGAGGTCCAGGCGGCAGCATAATTGAGTGTGATGCCTTTTACGGTTACGTTTTCACACCGAACGATACGTACTAAAAACGGGCGCCGGCCCCAGCGTTGCGATTCCGGCCGGGTATCCGTAGTTATCTGTTGTTCTTTTAATTTGGCTCCCTGGCCGTCGATGGCGCCATCGCCTTCAATGCCAATGTTTTTTGCGTCAACCGCAACCAGCAATGCCCAGCCTACATCAACGCCCAGCCCATCGGTGAATGGATCTATGTTTTGATAATCGTTTATATCTGTACTGCCCAGTAAGCGTGCGTCCTTATCAAACTGCAGGGTAACCTGGTCTTTTAATACAATGGTGCCAGAAAGCCAGCTACCTGCCGGAAACACCACTTTACCACCCCCCTTTTGATGGCATTCATCTATTGCTTTTTGAATTGCAGCGGTATTAATTGTTTTGCCATCGGCCACCGCCCCATACCGGGTAATGTCAATTATAACCGGTGGTGCAGCCTGCACCCATATCATACTAATCAGAAACGCTATACCAATTACTGCTTTTTTCATATGATTTCTTCCTCATGCAACTAACAGATTATTGTAACAGCCGTTCTATATCCAACTCACTATTCATTCAACTATTTTGGCAGAAAAATTCCCGGGAACGATTGCGTAAATAATTGAGTGCTTAAATAAGCGGAGGCGGCACGACGGCCGCCTCCTTACTCTAACTAACTGTAAAGAAACATACTATTGCTGCGTAACTTTATCATGGTACCTGCCGGTACTCATAATTGGAATAAAATGTATCAATAGCATTAGGTGCTGGTTTGTACAGGGTCCTGAACTGAAGTGAACTTCCTTTTTTATAAACCGGCAACACGGTACTGTCGGCCGGCCCTTCGTTCTTTGAATAAAACTTTTGTTGCGCACCAAAGTTGTCGGTATATAATATTTCCTGGCCAATTACATCTGCGCCTACGCCATACCATTTAATAGTAGCCGTTTGCGCCGCATCGCTGTAAGCGCTGCTTTTTATTGCCCGGTTTACCAGTTGGGAAATATACCTGTCGCCATACACCGTTCCGATTACATCGTTTTTCACTGACCTGTGCCCCGCTTTATCGTAGGAATAAATATTGAAGGTGTACGTACCTTCTGCCAGTTTATTAAATGAAAAACGTACGGTATCCACATTGTCGGTTCGCTGCACCGCTTTTTCCGTTGAATCGGTTTGACCACCGGCGCTCCAGTATACTTTCACTTTGCTGATGCGCGGGTCTGAGGTCAGCAGCATTGACAAAGCCATCCGGTTGTTACCGGGATAAGCTGTTACAGAATCTACCTTTGCAATGTACACGACCTCGCCATCTTTAATAAAATCTTCATAGGTAGCATTCATCTTACTGCATGCAAACAGCCCGGCGCTGTAAACAACCAGCATGGCTATATAGATGCTATATTTCCTTACACGCATAATTATTTTTTGTTGAATGAACTGAATTACTTTTTCTGTCCCCATAACGACAACTCAAACAGGTGAAAAAATCCTGTATACCCATCGATGGAACCCCAGCTATCAATATTTTTCCATCCTATATAACGAACCGGTGGCATGCCGTTGGGGAATTCAAACTCCTGTCCGTCGGTAGCTACCTGGATGTCTTCGTTTGAGTTTTGTCCAACATCCCACCCCGAAGGTTTGGTCATTGTCCATTCGCCCAGTTTTACCCAGCCATTATTGGGATCAGTATTGTCGGGATTGCTATTGATGATCTTGGGATTATTGGTGCCCCAGATCTGCCAGTGATGCGGGTTGCCATGATTGAAAATAAAGGTGCCGGTACGTTGCCAGATCTCAAACCGGCTCAGCACAAATTTTGAGGCGCCGCTTTTATCCAGGTCAATCGGAATCCATAAGGGCAGATCATATTTCTCCTTGGTATGAAACATGCTGGTAATATTGCCATCGTATAAATTTTTCATAGGATAGCTACTGGAATAATCCACGGCGTTGGCCATTGGTATTCCTGAGTTGGGCAACGGCTGATGCTGTGGAATATAACTGGCAAATGTGGTACGCACGTCGTTGAACTTTGTTTTATCCAGCGCCTCTTCGTAAATAGGCGTGATCTTTACTTTCAGGGTATCGCTGTGGTTATCCCAGCGGTCACGAACATAAATGCCCCAGGTACGTTCAACCGGTGGAAATCCCCGGATGTTAAAGCTTCCCTGTTTCATACTGGTATAATTAAAATCAACATGCGCCCAGTCGCCTACCGAATCAATAACCAGCACTTCAAACACAATGTTTGCCGAGTCATTGTTCACATACTTTACATTAATACCTCCAAACGTAGAATCTGTTTTCAGGGACCTGTACACATTCAAAATGGGTGGCGCCAATGGTTTTACTTTCACTTCAACGGGTTGCGATACTACTTCACTGCGGCTTACCGCATACAAAGTCACCGTCCGTTCCTCGGTATCGCCAAACCCTTCTACCAGTAATTTCTTTTGGAACATGGAGGCTTTTACTTCTTTTTTCACCCCCTTCAGATCATACACAGCTTTTACGTACAAAAGGTTCTCATTATCGGGTAAAGTATAGGAGATCAGCGCCGCGCCGGCCAGGTTGGTTACTTTGGGGTTGCTGATGGCATCGGGTGCTGTGCCATCTGTTCCATACGGACTTCTGTCTTCTTTTTTACAGTTGCTGATGACAATCACCATTATCAAAAGCCAGCCTGTTATGATTAGTTTATTCGGTTTCATTGTATTTAATTTATGATCTTGGGAAAGGGTTTACCAGCCAGGGTTCTGTACCAGTTTTTTATTCCGCAAAATTTCATCCTGATCTATCGGCCAGAAATAATCGCGCAGCTTGAAGGTTTGTGACCATTGCACAATGGGTTTGTAATAAGCGGCAGGGTCCTGCTGCTCGGTGCTCCATCCTTTAATGGGTGCATTCAGTGTCACATGCGCTTCCCGCCATCTTCTCAGGTCCCAGAAGCGTTGTCCCTCAAATGCCAGTTCAATCAACCGTTCCTGGTGAATGATATCGCGCAGGCCTGATTTTGTGGTGTACCTGGTGGGTTGATTGGAGAAATTATCCCATGAATACGCAACCCCAGGCAAACCGGCCCTGTCCCTTACCGCATCTATCCACCTGAAGGTTTCGGCGCCAGGCCCGTTTACTTCATTCAACGCTTCGGCATATAACAAATACAAATCGCCTAACCTGATCTCGGGCCAGGGATAAGGCGTTTGATTACTGCCGGTAACATTTCCATCTGCCGCAGCCACCGTGCTCATATTGATCAGCTTTTTGATCCAGTAACCGGTAACGGAAAAATTACTCACCCCCTGGCGGGCGGCAAACTCAGCCCGTCTTGCTTTTACAAACAACATGTTGCTGACTGAGTAATTGTTTATCCAATTGCCAAACCAAATACCCCGGTCAAAAGCCAGATCGGCATAAAAACGGGGTTCCCGGTCAAAGTGCAGTTTTACTGTTTGTTCGTTCTTCTTGATGTAAAATGTATCGGCGGGCGTAGCGGTCTTTAATTGAAAACGGCCGGCATAATCCCAGGTTTTATCTTCAGTAATGGGAACACCGTTCTTTGTATAAAACAGTTCGGCCATTTTTATGGGCGGGGCCAGAATTCCCTTCGGACCACTACTGCTCACTG
The Niastella koreensis GR20-10 genome window above contains:
- a CDS encoding alpha-L-fucosidase — its product is MNLIKLSILIVIVCSCLITTAQERAAWMKKARWGIMVHYLADWRSRTDSITTTPAVWNEMINQFDVEGLAKQVKETGAGYLIFTIGQNSGFYCTPNKTYERLTDNRGKCSQRDLITDLSAALKKQGIKLIVYLPSGAPVGDSAARKALKFENGPHQNFEFQHNWEAIIREWSQRWGNKVDGWWFDGCYWPNIMYRNEQAPNFASFAAAARAGNSESIVAFNPGVVYRTLSLTPYEDYTAGEVDKPEYISIKRSYEGKVDGKQIHVLSFLGRTWGMGDPRFTSDQVIGFSNQVIQAEGAITWDTPVQRNGMIDPAILQLLKALGTRAGNK
- a CDS encoding glycoside hydrolase family 88/105 protein, translating into MKQTIQCLALALGIAQLQPVICEAQSKKAMADFSKWPAGTSPQEVGKKVAEHFVVTPHTNFGRTTPPKTITYPETCTWYGALTFAKQSGDKELVQKLVQRFDPMFGAQDTLIPKPVHVDATVFGAVPFELYMQTKDNRYLEIGKRFADKQWENPEGPHVKPESQDFLNRGYSWQTRMWIDDMFMITAVQSQAYRATNDKKYIERAAKEMVLYLDSLQKPNGLFYHAPDVPYFWGRGDGWMAAGMAEVLRSLPKDSQYRERIMKGYKSMMASLLKYQAESGMWRQLIDDPEAWPETSCTGMFTFAMITGVKNGWLDAATYGPTARKGWLALITYIDSNNDVREVCEGTNKKNDRQYYIDRKRNIGDLHGQAPVLWCATALLR
- a CDS encoding 3-keto-disaccharide hydrolase, which codes for MKKLFVILGILLVCDTYAQQMKPLFNGKDLTGWYSFLKSEGKNNDSAGVFSVKDGLLHVTGKEFGYIVTNKKFNDFHLVAEFKWGERKYPPRENRVRDNGILYCVADSDRVWPRAIECQIQEGDCGDFWLIDSVTLIIEGTQTQATKNTRVAKKKDNEKPTGEWNRLEIIFKNGKCTHIMNGVVVNEGTDASLHTGRILVQSEGAEIYYRKIEIEEL
- a CDS encoding RagB/SusD family nutrient uptake outer membrane protein; the encoded protein is MKKIFLFCSGLLIAMSGCNKKLNEEPNSILVPAFFQTSQGLQAGLDAAYAGMRNFWGAQELFTATVIGTDEFQRGVDGNSDINLYSYTSTHGTITTLWKAAYVFINTCNGVIDYADKVDMPAATKNNIVAEAKFLRANYYFILVQFWADVTLTLHFQSVATTSASRDPMASVYDAIIQDLKDAAAVLPASPKSNGVLSGKATAAAAKHVLAKVYLTRAGSAAKKADDYQNAYNTAVDIINNKATLGLNLLPDFNKVFAEGNEDNEEVLWTVQHTANLAYNGPNNSGISSSSGISTYSADNVLNHMWVGQYEKRPGMIRSTPYGRPYIRCIPTRWLTDTAFKERVNDTRYSKTFQTVWYANNPDPKGYPVWPNPLPAGAPAGAVSGQPKFKLGDTAIYMPGVDASDAKIAATPYLLVPPRKYDNTLSATMMKYFDTKRADLNSPSVRPVIAFRLAETYLVAAEAAYMLGNMPDAVKYINAVRERAAYPTGNATAMDITASDLSQDFILDERTRELCGENVRWWDLVRTGKLLQRVRMHNKEAAANIIEKHVLRPIPQAQIDATTTGDPYNNSLYFPLWN
- a CDS encoding SusC/RagA family TonB-linked outer membrane protein — protein: MLHLRHQKRYGNTFFKNSAFIAVCLLCFYIFLPVMLQAQEKSVTVKGTVRNETGEPLSGVSVVVKGTTIGSSTKADGVFQITAPVNSTLSITMVGYVNKEIKIGTTDQLALSVSLSSDKLEMDKVIVVGYGTRRKSDVTGSIVSISEQSIKDIPSSNLATAIQGQGAGIDIQRSGANSKPGATPNILIRGSRSLGASNDPLIVVDGIPFNGSINDLNQDDVASVEILKDGSSTAIYGSRGANGVILITTKRGKTAKAVFTYSGYAGTSKLTKEFPIMNAAEFTDLKKWANIIGNPGKYSGLDDPQFLTNGVFDPAEVEGLKTGRNTDWQSLIYKTGRITDHQLGVSGGSDQTQYAISGGYFNQTGIYYGQSFERATVKLSIDQQLGKIFKVGLNSLNTYSVRKGESANPMAQALRASPLASPYDSAGNILNTYVPGSANQVWNPLADLIPGAAVENRKRLGTFTTLYLEANLFKGLKYRLNAGAEIRSDVYGNFYSDKTSFRVNQGGSASSNRNEVSNNYTLENLLIYDATIAQKHKLNFTGLYSLQEVSSKSNQFDNTNILADYLAYFNPTYGSNLKGTGSSSKADILSYMGRVNYSFNDRYLLTLTVRADGSSRLAEGNKWHSFPSAAFAWNVSRENFMQNIPAISNLKLRASYGSVGQQSIKAYQTLGQLSGLVYNYGSNMVTGAYLTSTINGTLSWEYTKTANLGIDFGVLGNRITGSVEVYKAYTNKLLLPQTLTPTSGIPNPIVTNVGKTENKGIEVHISTTNIQAQTRNNFSWTSDFNFFMNRGKITQLAGGTTKDVANGWFVGQPLDVYYDYKRQGIWQNTAEDTAAAKALGLSVSGTSSVIGTIRVADVSGPDGKPDSKIDATYDRIIVGTSQPKWEGGTTQRFGYRGFDLTVVAFARWGYTMNSSLYGGGFVNTYQGTYNNIKTHYWTPDNHEPWNPKPNSAATNPLNRSVMSYFDGSFLKIRSISLGYNLDQSLVKRIGAKNFRVYATAADPFILFSPYRRAGGIDPEGSGTVGVDTPPTWSLIFGINMSF